The DNA window CCAGATTATATTTGATTGCTTTGTAGGTGGCTTTTTCAACACATGCACCACATGCTCCCCATTCTCTAGGGTAAGTGTAGGCACATAGTTCTGGGGAATTAGCTCTTTTCGTAATTCGTCAAATTTAGAATCAATCGATTCTAGAGGCGTGCGAATATAGAAAGCAATCTCCATAGGCGAAACTCTGATCTCATAGATGGAAAAGTATTTGCCCACAGCTCTCTTCAAATAATCAATTTCTGCAGAATTTGCACCTGGGGTTTGCGGAGGAAAGCTCATTCATAATCCTCAAAAATCTTGGTGTAAATAATACTTTTTAAAGGTTTACTTCTCATCTACCTTCTTGTATTCCGCATCCACATATTCTTTCTTTCCTTCTTCCTTCTTTTCCCCTTGGGAATTCTCTGCGTTAGTAGAAGAGGATTGTGCGGTTTGCTGGTAGAGCCGTGTGCTCACAGCACCCACTGTGTTCAGCAGTTCCTCCATTCCTTTCTTCATAGCATCCACATCTTCCTTTTCCACCGCCTTGTTCAAATTATCAATTGCGTCCTCTATCTTTTTCTTCTCATCCTCGGTTATTTTGTCCTTGAACTCATTGAGCATTTTTCTGGTATTGTAAATCAGTCCTTCTGCTTTATTCTTTGTCTCCACCTTTTCCACTACCTTCTTATCCTCTGCCGCATATTTCTCTGCCTCTTTCACCATTGCATCTATCTGTTCTTTGCTGAGTTTTGTGGAAGCGGTTATTGTGATGCTCTGGGATTTGCCAGTAGCCCTGTCCTTCGCAGAAACATGGAGTATGCCATTGGCATCAATGTCAAAAGTCACTTCTATCTGGGGCACGCCTCTGGGTGCAGGTGGAATCCCTGAGAGCAAAAATTTTCCGAGGGAGGTGTTGTCCTTAGCCAACGGCCTCTCGCCCTGAAGCACATGAATCTCCACAGTGCTTTGGAAGTCAGATGCTGTTGTGAATACCTCTGTTTTCCTTGTAGGAATTGTGGTATTTCTCTCAATAATTTTCGTGAACACACCGCCAAGCGTTTCTACACCAAGAGAAAGTGGTGTGACATCCAGGAGCAGAATGTCCTTTACTTCTCCAGCCAGCACTGCTCCCTGGATTGCTGCACCTATCGCAACGCATTCCATCGGGTCAACACCCCGTTCAATTTTTTTGCCTAAAATTCGTTCAACAAAGTTCTGGACTGCGGGCATTCTTGTTGGCCCACCTACAAGAATAACCCTATCAATGTCCTCCTTTGTGAGTTTCGCATCCTTCAACGCCTGGTTAATCGGGGTTTCACACCTCTTAAGAATTGGCTCAATTAATTCCTCAAGCTTCGCTCTCGTGAGTTTCATCTGAAGATGTTTGGGTCCTGTACTGTCCGCAGTAATGAACGGAAGATTTATCTCTGTTTCCAGCACAGAGGAAAGCTCAATCTTTGCCTTCTCCGCTGCCTCTTTTAATCGCATCATTGCCATTCTGTCATTTCGTAGGTCTATTCCTGTTTCCTCCTTGAACTTACCAGCAACGTAGTCAATTATTGCATTGTCCATGTCTGTGCCACCAAGTTGGGTATCCCCAGATGTTGAGAGAACCTCGAAAACACCTTCGCCAAATTCCATAATTGTAACATCAAGTGTTCCTCCACCTAAATCAAACACTAGAATTTTCTGTTCCTTGCCTGCCTTATCTATACCATAAGCAAGCGATGCAGCGGTGGGCTCGTTTATTATTCGCACTACCTCCAGTCCCGCAATTGTCCCAGCATCCTTTGTTGCCTGTCTCTGATTATCGTTGAAGTATGCTGGTACAGTGATTACTGCTTTATCCACTTTCTCGCCTAGAAATGCCTCCGCATCCTTCTTTATCTTCTGGAGAATGAAGGCAGAGAGTTGCTGGGGCGTGAATTCCTTTCCATAAATGTTGTACTTGTAGTCGGTACCCATTTTTCGCTTCACAGCATAAACCGTGCCTTCAGGATTTGTAATTGCCTGCCTCCTTGCTGGTTCTCCCACGAGCAACTGTCCATCCTTTGTGAATGCTACATAAGAGGGAAATGCCTTGCCTCCGATTGTAGTGCCTTCAGCACTTGGGATTATAACTGGCTTTCCTCCTTCAATTACTGCTGCTGCAGAATTACTTGTGCCCAGGTCAATCCCTATAATTTTGCCCATATGCATCACCAAAATTGGTATAAATGCACTACTATATAAAACTTTCTAAATGGACACTGGCATACCAGCCAACACCCTCAAAACATTTATATAATCTCTCACAAATATAGATGTCAGCATGGCGAATATGGTTGTCTGCCCGAAATGTGGTTCCATCAACTCCCCGAAAGCTATGGAGTGCACAGAATGTGGTTCTCCGCTAGTTCCAGATAAGCTCCGATTCTTACTGGATGTGCAAGGTATGAACCCATCATTAATTCAAAAACTCTACCTTGCCGGTTTTAAAAATGCCGACGACCTCAAGAATGCTAGTGTAAAAGAAATCGCCAAAGTTGAAGGTATCACAAGAAATATGGCTGAGAGAATCAAACAGCAAATAATCAAACTTGAACTTACTGGGAACCAGAAGAGTGTTTCTCTCTACATTTGCTCTCACTGTGGTGCGCTTCTCTCAGAAAAAGCCACATCCTGCCCACAATGTGGTGCTGCAGTGGTCCAAGAACCAGAGACAGAAGTTCAGCTTGAAACGAAAACTTCCCCAGAAGAAGAGAAACTGATAAAAGAACTGGAAAAGCCAAAAATTACCCTTTTTCTCTGCTCAAACTGTGGGGCTTTTGTATCCAGTGATGCAAGAGCATGTCCAAACTGTGGTGCTCTAATGGAAAGTGCTGCTGAGGAAGAAATTGAAACCAAGGAAGGCACATCAGAAGTCAAAACAACCCCTGAAATTACACCAATGCACGAGATGGATGGTGCGATCATAGGTGTGTGCAGTTCCTGCGGTGCATTTCTGTCAAGAAGTGCAAAGGCATGTCCAGTATGTGGAAGCCCAGCTGAAAACAACATTAGTGTGGCAATAAATTCCATTGGTGAAGTGGAAACAAGAGGTAAAGAAACACCAATCAAGCCAGATTTTGCAATATCCAGCTTCGATCCGAAGCTTGAATCAGAGGGCAAAATTTTTTTGTGTGAGGTCTGTGGTGCGTTTGTTTCAGAAGGTGCCGAAGTGTGTCCTGTGTGCAACTCCCCAACCACAAATATGAAGAAGGAGGTAATCAGAATAGGCACACCTGAGAAAATGAGCAGTGAGGAGCTCATAAATCTTTTAGAAAAAGAAATAACTAAGGCGATAGATGATGCAGAGAAATCAATAGCCGAAGAGAAGAAAATTGAGATGCAACAGATGCCTGTTGAACCAGAAGTTGTCGAACTCCATGGCTTTGAGTCCATTGAAGCGGAATTGAAGGAGGCAATTCCTGAGCATCAGACGGAGCCGGAATCTGAAGAGGCGCAGGAACATGTGGAACATCTAGAGGATGTGCATTCTGCAGTCACCTATGAAATTGGAGACATTCTTGTAGAAAGTGTGCTGAAGAATAAATTCTCTTTTGAAGAGACGGAAAATGTAGAAAAAATAGAGCATGTTTCAGACCCTGTTGGAGAGGTCGAAAGCGAACTCTGGGAGTATTTTTTTGACGCCGAGGAGGAAAAAACAGAAGTGGAAGGAACTGAATGTCCTATATGTGGTTACAAAAATCCAGCCAATGAGGAAAAGTGCGAGATTTGTGGCTCAACCATTATGCCAGAAGAGGAAGAGAAACGGGAGGAAGAAATCACTGAACCACCTAAAAAAGTGAAAAAGGAAGTAGTGATCGAAGAAAAAAAGGCACAGCCAGATAAAGCAGCCAAAGAAGTTGAAAAGGTGAAAAAGGAAGTGATGACTGTGCCTGTTGGCAAAGTAAAGGTGAAGCCCATCCCAGTTGGAAAGAAAGTTTCTCGAGTATCTCCTCTTGAAAAGCATTATTATAAAATACTTGGAATTTCTCTTGCAGGTACTGGGATTGTATGTTTGCTTGTTTTTGGTGTATCAACTCTATCTGCGGGTGTTATGGCTCTCGTCTTTATTGTTATAGGGGCGATTTTCTCGTTGTTGATGCTGAAGCATCAGAAGAAGGAAGAACCTACAGTTCAAAAATTTCTCAAGGTTCCTCAACCCTCGAAACCCAGTGAAGTTGCTTTGTTCAATATGGGGTCAACATATCTTACTACAGGGAGATTCAATGATGCAGTGAAGGCCTTTGAAGAGGTTGTGAAATTGAATCCAAGAAATGAGGTTGCATGGAATAATCTGGGCAGCGCGCTTTCAAAACTGGAGAAACATGAGGATGCACTGAAATGCTACGAAAAGGCACTAGAACTTAAACCAGATTTTGAGATTGCATGGAATAACAGAGGGAATGCCCTTGCACGACTTGGAAGATTTGAGGAAGCACTTGAATGCTATGATAAAGCGATTGCACTAAAAAGAGATTATCATGATGCCTGGGTGAACAAGGGCTATGTGCTAGTTAAAATTGGGCGATACAGCGAGGCAATCGCCTGTGCAAATGAGGCAAACAAGCTCGTGGAGAGAACCTATGGCTGAGAAAATAACAGAACCAGAGAGAGAGGCCTTGCTTTACGAAATTAGGCGCTCATTTGCGATTCTGAATGCTGATATACCTGAAAAAGTTGAACTTAAGGGTTTTAAGGAAGTTCCACTAAGAGAGATAGTTCTGGAAATTCGGAAAGGAGGAGTAAAGAATAGAGATTACATTATCTCACTAATTGAGGCAATCAACCAGAAGGTCAAGGAGATGGAGGAAAAAATTTACGGAGAAATTACAATTGAGGAGGCAATCTGTCTTAAAGATTCAATACTCGGTTTAAAAAGAGCAAGAGCAGAGCTTGAGAGTGAGCTGGATGGCAATTCCAATATGGAACTTGAAGACACGAAAAGGTTTTACAACCTTGTAAAGGAGCTGAGAAGATGAGATACACAGCTAGACACGCACTGATTGTAGGAACCTGGTTTGCTATTTTGGTTTATGCTTTGCTCATTTTCCAGCTTTCCTCTGCTCCCATGAATGCACAACCTCAACCAATCCAAACCACTTACCAGACAATAAACGAGACCGTGAGCCAAACCATTGTTGTGCCCACAGGACAGCCCCAGAGATATACACCGGACTATCTTCATCTCTTTCTGTTTGTCGGTTTCGGTTGTTTGCTTTATGCTGGCTTTTTTGTGCTCGGAGGTAGGGCGAGACATTTTGCAGTCAATTTAGCATGGATTGCTGGCACTATCTATGGAATTGCGGATGAATACCACCAGAGTTTTGTCCCAGGCAGAACAATGGACTGGAAGGATGCTGTTGCTGATGCCAGCGGTGTATTTCTTGGAATCCTGATCGCTGTGCCTCTCGTTCTTGCAGTAATTAAACTCAGGATAAGGTTCCGCTCAAAGTGGCTGGATTATGCTTAACAACACAAAACGAAAACTGTAGTGTTCTCCCATATAAACCTATATAAACCTAATGTGTGATTTCACAATTTGACGCTGTTTTTTATGATTATTTGAAATTACTGGCATAATTTTTCACAAACAATCCAGAATGTGCCAGATTTTATGCTTCAAACTGTGAAAACTTGCGATATATATATATATGATTTGTTTTCTTATTATTGGTGAGAAAAATGGGCACAAAATGGAGAGTATTCGGGATAGGAATAGTGCTTTTCGCACTATTCTGGTGCTCTGTGGCTCAGATGCCTACAGTGAACGCAGGGAATGATGACACACAGAAGGAAGTTCTTGCAGAGTGGGTGAATCAGTATAATGGTAAGGCTGGGGACCTTCCCTACTCTGACATTGATGCATACGGAAGAACTGGCTGGTGGTGGTACTGGCCGATATTAGGATATGTGTATGGAACCAAACCAGGATTCGGGTATGTAATGTCCCAGCATGGATGGGAGACAACAGTGTGGGGGAACAACAATGCTATACCAGATGACTTCGCAAGACCAGCTGAATTTGGTGCATCTCGTGATTTTATCTATTTTGCAGGACATGGTACTGGCGGCGGAACGATACGAGTAAATGGTCAATTTATCCACTTTAGCGCAATGGTATTCGGTACAGATCAATCTTCTGCGATATCTATGCCTCCAAACAGCTACGACCCATTAACTCAACCAGCATCAAATTATGCAGATTCGTATGAAACTTTGCTGGGTGATAATGACGATGTGGAATGGCTTACTCTTTCTTGCTGTCGGGGACTAGCAGGTGGAGCAAGTGCCGTATGCACCCAAACATGGGGATATGCAATGTACCACCATACACCAACAAACACGCAGGGCATTCATGTTGTCAACGGGTATGTAACAGATTCTTATTGGTATGGGACTTGGTCATGGTGGGACCATAAAACTCGCGGGGCAATTTATGCAGAATGCCTTTTTGAAGGAGGAACCCAAAATGGATATCTGAAGCGTGCCGTGGGATTTGCATGGCAAAGAGCGACAATTCGGGATGTATCTGAGAATTGCTGGGGTGAGCATCACTATATTGTGGGTGCAAGTGTGGCAGCAGTGGGCAACATATACGAAAATGGAGAATTAGTAGATATAGTGGAATATTTCTATGAAGATACGATTGATTCCCCGCTTCCAGACCCGATAAACAAAAATATAGGAAATATTATATCAATATACACGCCACAGTATTATGAATGGGTTGTGGACCAGTAGGAGGCGAATACCATGAAAAAAGTGACTAAGATAATAATTTCTCTGGCGGTATGCGGAATGCTTTGCGGAGTTCTGGTTTGGTATTTAACAGCACCTGCTCCAAGAACAGAAGAAAACGAGAATGTGGCTTCATCCGTTCTCATTGGAACACAGAGTACCTATGCCCCCTATCTTTACAATGGAGATGTAGATTTCGACAAAAATCTTTCAGGTGTTCTCGATAGCTGGCCAAGCAAAAGAGCCCTCCTTACATTGACAATTTTCTCACCACTCCAAGGTGCGAACAAACAGGATGCTTGTATTGCCATTGCGAAAGCATTTGGAATTTACACAAACACAACTGAGGAGAGTCCGCTTGGAATCACAGTTAAAGATGAATCTAGACAAGTTGAAGTTAGCACAGTTTCAATTTTGTATTCCACAGACTACGCTGTTCCGCCAACATTGCCAGAAAAATTTATCTCTGACGATAAAGCGGTAAGCACAGCATGGAATTTTATAAATTCCACAGTTCCACATATCTTGAAGAATGCATACCCACATCTAACAATAGACTTCCATGCGATTGATGCCGATAAGAAAAGTGATGGTGTCGTTACTTACTACACCACGAAAGTTATATCCTTCTCACTTGCATACGATGACTATCCAATTGCGCCAAGAGTGATGGTACGAGTGAACGCTACAGGAACAGTTACCTGGTTATCCATGTCCTGTGATTTTGCAGTTTCAAATTATGGCTGGATTGATGCAAAACAACCAGCCGAAATTATAAACTATCTCAGAGGTAAAGGTATTGGTATCTCCAAACCTCCTCAAAATGTAAAAAAAGCAAGTATTACAGGAATTGATATCTACTATGTGACGTCAGAGAAACCTCTGCTTCCAGATAAACCGCACCCACCATTACTTGTACCACTTTACGAAATGAAGATAACTGTTATGTACAATGACGGCACCACTGAAAACATCCAACAAAACCTCAGGGTGGAATTGGCATGAGAAAACTATTCCTATTTTTATTTATTTTCTTTCTTGCGACTATTTCATTTGTTCACATCAACGCCCTTGCAGAATCAGCGCCTTCGGACAGATACTTAGAACATGCCCCTATTAAGATTACCTCAAAAAGTGAATTCACAAAAGAGAATGGCGTGGTTGGGGGCTGCGGGACTGCAAATGACCCCTTTATCATTGAAGGTTGGAAAATTGTGAATGCTATAGAATGGAGTGGCATTTATGTAAGATGCAGCACAGAGGTTTTTTATATCATAAGAAATTGTTTTGTTGTCGGATGTCATATTACACTGTATGCCGATAACGGTCTTATCATGGACAACATAATATATAATCCCGATTATAATGCCAGTGGTTACGGAATATACATCGGAGCAAGAAACATAGTCATCTATAACAATACAATTACCGCATACTACGCAGGAGTTGAGGTCACTAAGGGATGGGATTTAAGAACAGATTCTCAAAATATCCAGGTTATCTCAAATAATATTACCTCCCTTAACGGTGTTGACCTTCAACATGTATCCAATGCGAGAGTTGAGTCAAATCACATAACGGGATTTTGTGGGGTGATGGATGGTGAAAGCGAAAATGGCAAAATAATCTCAAACAACTTTTACATAGTTCAAGGATGTGCAATAAATGGAAGAAACGAAATTCATCATAACAACTTTCACAAGCGATTTGAAAATGGAGTTTTAAACAAAAGTCTGGGTGAAGATAGGTCTGGGAGAAGCATCTGGTATGACCCAGAAAGAAAAGAAGGAAATTACTGGTATAACTGGGATGGTAAAGGCTGGGGCACAGAAAATGCATATCCGATTAACGGTTCAAACGTATCCGATTACTACCCTCTGAGGACACCACTAGAAAATCAAACAATCTTTATAAAATACAACAAGACGATTTCTATGTCTGAGAAAATTAAGGTATATGTAAAGAATGCTAGCTCAGAACCGCTTAGGGGTTGTGGTCTCTCTGTGGAATTCGTTTTTGACGCACCTGCTGGAGTTAGAGCATATGTTGAAAACGCTCAATCTGATGAAAATGGGAGTGCAGAGGTGGATGTGGAGGTCAATCCCAACGCAAATTCTGGGAAACATCTTGTGATTCTAATGATAAAATCTAATAAATCTGGCTATTTGAATTCTTCAAAGATTGTGATTCTCACAGTTTGCATAAACACAGGTTCTCCTTTGGAGTTAAATCCGTTGGTTATTACTACTCTTCTTATTATACTATTAGCTTGTTTCATTGGGTATGTCTTCCACATGAGAAAAAAGAGGAGGGGAAAATAGGAATAGTGCTTTTCGCACTATTCTGGCACTCTGTGGCTCAGATATGAACGGTGATGCAAATGCAGACAGTGGTATGCCTCATTTCTATTTCACCAGTGCAAACTTATACCCATAGTAGATTATTCCTGCCTTTCCATCCTCGCCAAGCCGCCTGAACACCATCTCCACCTTTGAGCCAATCTTAACCTCCTCTGGATTGCAATCCACAATCTGGGCTGTGATTTTTGGGCCCTCATCCAGCTGAATTATTGCCATGATGTAAGGCACCTGGTTCTCAAATCCATCTGCTGGCTCGTACACCAATGTATAGGAATGCACAACACCCTTACCACTCAACTTGTATTGTTTCATCTTTCCTATGCTCAATCGATGGCAATCTGGACACACAATCCTCGGCGGAAAATACACCTTCTTGCAATTCTCGCACTGCACACCAATCAGGTTATAGCGGTTTGGAATCTGACGCCAGAATCTCGGTATCTGCATTTTGACCACCTCAATTCTCCCGCTTGAGAATGCTCACAAAGGCAGTTGCACCAGTACCTCCAATGTTCAGTGTCAAGCCCACATTTGCATTTGGCACCTGCCTTTCCTTCGCCTCGCCTCTCAGCTGTTGCACAATCTCAACCACCTGCGCAATTCCCACAGCACCTGGCGGCTGACCTCTGCCCTTGAGTCCACCAGAGGGATTCACCACCACTTTACCTCCAATGTCTGTCTGGCCCTCTGCAGTTGCCTTGCCTCCTTCACCCTTTTTCACTAGTCGCAAGTCCTCTATCTCCACAATCTCTGCAATAGTATAACAGTCGTGTACCTCTGCTATATTCACCTCTCGCGGACCAATCTTCGCCATGTGGTATGCCCTGCTGGATGCCCTCACAACCGCATCCATGGTGCAGATGTCCCTTCTGCTATGCAATGCAATTGTATCTGTGGCAAGACCTACACCTGCAATCTTGACTGGAGTATCACAGAATTTTTTAGCATGGTCCCATGGACAGAGTACCACCGCTGCCGCACCATCTGAAACCGGGGCACAGTCAAGGGTCTTTATCGGTGTAGCTACTGGTGAAGAAGAAAGTACTTGCCCAACCGTCAGTGTGTTCTTGAAATGCGCAACTGGGTTCTTGGAAGCAAATTTGTGATTTTTCACAGCCACATGAGCCATCTGTTCTTCGGTAGTTCCATATTCATACATGTGTCGCCTTGCCATCATTGCAAACAGCGAGGCATAGGTAGCCCCAAAAATGCTTTCCCACTCGTTGTCTGCAGTGGAACAAAGTTCTCTGTTGGCTTCCGCATCTCCTACATCCGTCATCTTTTCTGCACCACCAACCATCACGAAATCATACATGCCAGAGGCAACTGCAAGGTATGCTTCATAGAGAGCAACACCTCCAGATGCACTTGCTGCTTCCACACGCACAGCTGGTAGATGCTTGGAAGAATAGCCAGAATAGTCAAGAATCAATGAGGAAACATGCTCCTGTTCAATAAGTTTGCCAGCAGACATATTTCCAACATAGAGAGCGTCAAGCAAATCACCACTTATCTTTGCATCTTCAATCGCTCTGAGCCCTGCCTCAATTCCAATCTCTCTAAAGGATTTTTCCCAGAGTTCCCCGAACTTTGTCATTCCAATTCCAATTATTGCTACATCTCGCATTTGATCATTCCTCCCTTAGAATAATCTGGTGCTTTAGTTTCGTGTAGATTGCATAGTTTACCTCAACTGCATTCTCAATGTAGTGCCTGATTAGGGGTGCGTTTTCTCGCTTGAAATTCTGGATTTCCTCAGTCACAGTTATATCAAAACCGTCTGAGCCAGCACCTGAACCAAA is part of the Thermoplasmata archaeon genome and encodes:
- a CDS encoding DUF6345 domain-containing protein, which codes for MGTKWRVFGIGIVLFALFWCSVAQMPTVNAGNDDTQKEVLAEWVNQYNGKAGDLPYSDIDAYGRTGWWWYWPILGYVYGTKPGFGYVMSQHGWETTVWGNNNAIPDDFARPAEFGASRDFIYFAGHGTGGGTIRVNGQFIHFSAMVFGTDQSSAISMPPNSYDPLTQPASNYADSYETLLGDNDDVEWLTLSCCRGLAGGASAVCTQTWGYAMYHHTPTNTQGIHVVNGYVTDSYWYGTWSWWDHKTRGAIYAECLFEGGTQNGYLKRAVGFAWQRATIRDVSENCWGEHHYIVGASVAAVGNIYENGELVDIVEYFYEDTIDSPLPDPINKNIGNIISIYTPQYYEWVVDQ
- a CDS encoding thiolase domain-containing protein, which encodes MRDVAIIGIGMTKFGELWEKSFREIGIEAGLRAIEDAKISGDLLDALYVGNMSAGKLIEQEHVSSLILDYSGYSSKHLPAVRVEAASASGGVALYEAYLAVASGMYDFVMVGGAEKMTDVGDAEANRELCSTADNEWESIFGATYASLFAMMARRHMYEYGTTEEQMAHVAVKNHKFASKNPVAHFKNTLTVGQVLSSSPVATPIKTLDCAPVSDGAAAVVLCPWDHAKKFCDTPVKIAGVGLATDTIALHSRRDICTMDAVVRASSRAYHMAKIGPREVNIAEVHDCYTIAEIVEIEDLRLVKKGEGGKATAEGQTDIGGKVVVNPSGGLKGRGQPPGAVGIAQVVEIVQQLRGEAKERQVPNANVGLTLNIGGTGATAFVSILKREN
- a CDS encoding VanZ family protein → MRYTARHALIVGTWFAILVYALLIFQLSSAPMNAQPQPIQTTYQTINETVSQTIVVPTGQPQRYTPDYLHLFLFVGFGCLLYAGFFVLGGRARHFAVNLAWIAGTIYGIADEYHQSFVPGRTMDWKDAVADASGVFLGILIAVPLVLAVIKLRIRFRSKWLDYA
- a CDS encoding DUF5788 family protein, translated to MAEKITEPEREALLYEIRRSFAILNADIPEKVELKGFKEVPLREIVLEIRKGGVKNRDYIISLIEAINQKVKEMEEKIYGEITIEEAICLKDSILGLKRARAELESELDGNSNMELEDTKRFYNLVKELRR
- a CDS encoding Zn-ribbon domain-containing OB-fold protein: MQIPRFWRQIPNRYNLIGVQCENCKKVYFPPRIVCPDCHRLSIGKMKQYKLSGKGVVHSYTLVYEPADGFENQVPYIMAIIQLDEGPKITAQIVDCNPEEVKIGSKVEMVFRRLGEDGKAGIIYYGYKFALVK
- the dnaK gene encoding molecular chaperone DnaK, giving the protein MGKIIGIDLGTSNSAAAVIEGGKPVIIPSAEGTTIGGKAFPSYVAFTKDGQLLVGEPARRQAITNPEGTVYAVKRKMGTDYKYNIYGKEFTPQQLSAFILQKIKKDAEAFLGEKVDKAVITVPAYFNDNQRQATKDAGTIAGLEVVRIINEPTAASLAYGIDKAGKEQKILVFDLGGGTLDVTIMEFGEGVFEVLSTSGDTQLGGTDMDNAIIDYVAGKFKEETGIDLRNDRMAMMRLKEAAEKAKIELSSVLETEINLPFITADSTGPKHLQMKLTRAKLEELIEPILKRCETPINQALKDAKLTKEDIDRVILVGGPTRMPAVQNFVERILGKKIERGVDPMECVAIGAAIQGAVLAGEVKDILLLDVTPLSLGVETLGGVFTKIIERNTTIPTRKTEVFTTASDFQSTVEIHVLQGERPLAKDNTSLGKFLLSGIPPAPRGVPQIEVTFDIDANGILHVSAKDRATGKSQSITITASTKLSKEQIDAMVKEAEKYAAEDKKVVEKVETKNKAEGLIYNTRKMLNEFKDKITEDEKKKIEDAIDNLNKAVEKEDVDAMKKGMEELLNTVGAVSTRLYQQTAQSSSTNAENSQGEKKEEGKKEYVDAEYKKVDEK
- a CDS encoding tetratricopeptide repeat protein; its protein translation is MANMVVCPKCGSINSPKAMECTECGSPLVPDKLRFLLDVQGMNPSLIQKLYLAGFKNADDLKNASVKEIAKVEGITRNMAERIKQQIIKLELTGNQKSVSLYICSHCGALLSEKATSCPQCGAAVVQEPETEVQLETKTSPEEEKLIKELEKPKITLFLCSNCGAFVSSDARACPNCGALMESAAEEEIETKEGTSEVKTTPEITPMHEMDGAIIGVCSSCGAFLSRSAKACPVCGSPAENNISVAINSIGEVETRGKETPIKPDFAISSFDPKLESEGKIFLCEVCGAFVSEGAEVCPVCNSPTTNMKKEVIRIGTPEKMSSEELINLLEKEITKAIDDAEKSIAEEKKIEMQQMPVEPEVVELHGFESIEAELKEAIPEHQTEPESEEAQEHVEHLEDVHSAVTYEIGDILVESVLKNKFSFEETENVEKIEHVSDPVGEVESELWEYFFDAEEEKTEVEGTECPICGYKNPANEEKCEICGSTIMPEEEEKREEEITEPPKKVKKEVVIEEKKAQPDKAAKEVEKVKKEVMTVPVGKVKVKPIPVGKKVSRVSPLEKHYYKILGISLAGTGIVCLLVFGVSTLSAGVMALVFIVIGAIFSLLMLKHQKKEEPTVQKFLKVPQPSKPSEVALFNMGSTYLTTGRFNDAVKAFEEVVKLNPRNEVAWNNLGSALSKLEKHEDALKCYEKALELKPDFEIAWNNRGNALARLGRFEEALECYDKAIALKRDYHDAWVNKGYVLVKIGRYSEAIACANEANKLVERTYG